One segment of Physeter macrocephalus isolate SW-GA chromosome 3, ASM283717v5, whole genome shotgun sequence DNA contains the following:
- the PTP4A2 gene encoding protein tyrosine phosphatase type IVA 2 produces the protein MNRPAPVEISYENMRFLITHNPTNATLNKFTEELKKYGVTTLVRVCDATYDKAPVEKEGIHVLDWPFDDGAPPPNQIVDDWLNLLKTKFREEPGCCVAVHCVAGLGRAPVLVALALIECGMKYEDAVQFIRQKRRGAFNSKQLLYLEKYRPKMRLRFRDTNGHCCVQ, from the exons ATGAACCGTCCAGCCCCTGTGGAGATCTCCTATGAGAACATGCGTTTTCTGATAACCCACAACCCTACCAATGCTACCCTCAACAAGTTCACAGAG gaactTAAGAAGTATGGAGTGACAACTTTGGTTCGAGTTTGTGATGCTACATATGATAAAGCACCAGTTGAAAAAGAAGGAATCCACGTTCTA GATTGGCCTTTTGACGATGGAGCGCCACCCCCTAATCAGATAGTTGACGATTGGCTAAACCTACTAAAAACCAAATTTCGTGAAGAGCCAGGTTGCTGTGTTGCAGTGCATTGTGTTGCAGGACTGGGAAG GGCACCTGTGCTGGTCGCACTTGCTTTGATTGAATGTGGAATGAAGTACGAAGATGCAGTTCAGTTTATAAGACA aaaaagaagggGAGCATTCAATTCCAAACAGCTGCTTTACCTGGAGAAATACCGACCTAAGATGCGATTACGCTTCAGAGATACCAATGGGCATTGCTGCGTTCAGTAG